In bacterium, a single genomic region encodes these proteins:
- the asnB gene encoding asparagine synthase (glutamine-hydrolyzing) has product MCGIAGIIHENGGEQTELRRSINKMTDAIKHRGPDDFGYFYGNGVALGHRRLSIIDLSGGHQPIFNEDNSHVIVFNGEIYNYLELKNELESAGHRFTSSSDTETILHAYEQWGANCVARLRGMFAFAIWNETERSLFLARDRFGKKPLYYAQFDGKFLFASEMKSILTDPSFQRRVDPQSLATYFLFAYTSAPRTIYEGIYKLPAAHTLIFQGGKAATQKYWDLRFAPDRNKSESDFVTEGTDLLRDSVNVRLMSEVPLGAFLSGGIDSGLVVALMSEQMHESVKTFTIGFGGTIGGYEDERKYARMVAERYNTRHKEYEVVPKLEGLLEEIVEGFDEPFADDSSIPSYYVCKMARENVTVALSGLGGDEAFSGYERYLGFMMAQYYKKIPSCFRNLLIGPFVEMFPEGLSGGRWVNRVKRFVRSDVTSDASIYIDFLTKVPHKYRAGFFHSSVIGSGDLFLSAQQNYIDIFSGADAEDPLNRVFYTDIKTYLTDDILTVTDRMSMWHSLEVRVPFLDHKFFEWSATIPPEIKMKWFRKKYLLKKAARNFVPEPILNHKKQGFVGPMATWLRNDLKMLVHERLSEKNLGKHNLLNHEVVHSVIKDHEMGRERNDTLLWALLIFQVWYEKYMM; this is encoded by the coding sequence ATGTGCGGGATTGCGGGAATTATCCATGAGAACGGCGGGGAGCAAACGGAACTTAGACGATCTATCAATAAAATGACAGATGCAATAAAACATCGAGGACCGGACGATTTTGGATATTTCTATGGGAATGGTGTCGCATTAGGTCATCGTCGATTGAGCATAATTGATTTGAGTGGAGGGCATCAACCGATATTTAACGAGGATAATAGTCATGTAATCGTATTCAATGGAGAGATTTATAATTACCTGGAATTAAAAAATGAATTGGAATCCGCCGGACATCGGTTCACCTCAAGCAGTGATACCGAAACCATTCTCCATGCCTATGAACAATGGGGGGCAAATTGCGTCGCACGATTGCGAGGAATGTTTGCCTTCGCAATCTGGAATGAAACGGAACGGTCCCTGTTTCTTGCCAGAGACCGATTCGGAAAGAAACCTTTGTACTATGCTCAATTCGATGGGAAATTTCTGTTTGCCTCTGAAATGAAATCAATCTTAACGGACCCATCCTTTCAAAGGCGTGTTGATCCGCAATCCCTGGCGACATATTTTCTGTTTGCATATACCTCCGCACCGAGGACGATCTACGAAGGTATCTATAAGCTTCCTGCGGCACACACGCTGATCTTCCAGGGAGGGAAGGCGGCGACCCAAAAATATTGGGATCTCCGGTTCGCTCCTGACAGGAATAAGTCGGAATCGGATTTCGTCACGGAAGGGACAGATCTTCTTCGGGATTCGGTTAACGTCCGCTTAATGAGCGAAGTACCACTGGGGGCTTTTCTCAGCGGAGGGATCGATTCCGGCCTGGTTGTAGCTTTAATGAGCGAACAGATGCATGAATCGGTGAAAACGTTTACGATCGGATTCGGTGGGACAATCGGTGGTTACGAGGACGAGAGAAAATATGCCCGGATGGTTGCAGAGCGATACAACACCCGGCATAAGGAATATGAGGTCGTACCGAAATTAGAGGGCCTCCTGGAAGAGATTGTTGAGGGATTCGATGAACCGTTCGCAGATGATTCCTCCATTCCCTCATATTATGTCTGCAAAATGGCAAGAGAGAATGTCACGGTGGCACTTTCAGGGCTCGGAGGAGATGAAGCGTTCTCGGGGTACGAGCGCTATCTTGGATTCATGATGGCCCAATACTACAAGAAAATACCGTCCTGCTTCAGGAATTTGCTCATTGGACCGTTTGTCGAGATGTTCCCTGAGGGGCTGTCGGGGGGAAGATGGGTAAATCGAGTCAAGCGGTTCGTCCGAAGCGACGTGACGAGCGACGCATCGATATACATCGATTTTCTCACAAAAGTGCCTCATAAATACCGGGCAGGATTTTTCCATTCCAGTGTCATTGGATCGGGTGATCTGTTTCTGTCGGCTCAACAGAACTATATCGATATCTTTAGCGGGGCGGACGCAGAAGACCCGCTGAACAGAGTTTTTTATACGGATATTAAAACCTACTTGACGGACGATATCCTGACGGTCACGGACAGGATGAGCATGTGGCATTCCCTCGAAGTTCGCGTCCCGTTCCTTGATCACAAATTCTTCGAGTGGTCAGCAACTATTCCTCCGGAAATAAAGATGAAATGGTTTCGAAAGAAATATCTGCTGAAAAAGGCTGCCAGAAATTTCGTTCCCGAACCAATTCTTAATCATAAGAAACAGGGATTTGTTGGACCGATGGCAACATGGCTAAGAAATGATCTGAAAATGCTTGTGCATGAGAGATTGTCAGAGAAGAATCTTGGGAAGCACAATTTATTGAATCATGAGGTTGTTCACTCAGTAATCAAGGATCATGAAATGGGGCGTGAACGGAATGATACTCTTCTTTGGGCGCTTCTTATCTTCCAGGTATGGTATGAAAAGTACATGATGTGA
- a CDS encoding glycosyltransferase → MNILHLIDSGGLYGAETMLLNLMNCQKKIGYETTLGSIGKITDPQKAIEKKAYEEGLKVELFRMKNNLNLSEAIRIIKYAQNNKIDIIHCHGYKANIIIGLLSFNHRKIPYVCTLHGWTSTNKFTKLRIYEFIDIFMMKYANRVVAVSKAMLNDKRLINKNIDPVVIYNGIPVVEELNECNSIYWRNSNNDDVINIASIGRLSKEKGYDILIRSIYYIKTKYNYDIKLSIFGEGPEQYKLYKLTKELNVENNVVFKGYIPDAYKFLKIFDIFVLSSLTEGMPITLLEAMRIGIPIVATAVGGIPEALEHGKCGILVSPGCEIALANGIMRMYGDNSMKNMLSNESIKQFHQIFTVGKMEERYRTVYESSINEFKSL, encoded by the coding sequence ATGAACATACTTCACTTAATCGATAGTGGCGGATTGTATGGTGCGGAAACAATGCTACTGAATTTGATGAATTGTCAGAAGAAAATTGGATACGAAACCACCTTAGGCAGTATCGGGAAAATCACTGATCCCCAAAAGGCAATAGAAAAAAAAGCGTACGAAGAGGGCCTAAAGGTTGAATTATTTCGGATGAAAAATAACTTAAATCTTTCCGAGGCGATTAGAATTATAAAATATGCCCAAAACAACAAAATAGATATTATTCATTGCCATGGTTATAAGGCTAACATTATTATTGGTTTGTTATCTTTTAATCATCGAAAGATACCTTATGTTTGTACGCTTCATGGGTGGACATCTACAAATAAATTCACAAAATTAAGAATCTATGAATTTATTGACATATTTATGATGAAATATGCGAATCGTGTGGTTGCTGTATCGAAAGCAATGTTAAATGATAAAAGATTAATAAATAAAAATATCGATCCTGTCGTTATTTATAATGGTATACCGGTTGTCGAGGAATTAAATGAATGTAATAGTATTTATTGGCGCAATAGTAATAATGATGATGTTATTAATATCGCGAGTATTGGCCGTTTATCGAAGGAAAAAGGATATGATATTTTGATCAGATCAATTTATTATATTAAAACAAAATATAATTATGACATTAAATTGAGCATATTTGGAGAAGGACCCGAGCAATATAAACTGTATAAGCTTACAAAAGAATTAAATGTGGAAAATAATGTTGTTTTTAAGGGATACATTCCGGATGCATATAAATTTCTAAAAATCTTTGATATATTCGTCCTTAGTTCATTAACAGAAGGGATGCCGATTACTCTACTTGAAGCGATGAGAATCGGAATACCGATTGTGGCAACAGCGGTGGGTGGAATACCAGAAGCTCTCGAACATGGAAAATGTGGAATCCTCGTATCACCAGGGTGCGAAATTGCGTTGGCAAACGGAATTATGCGAATGTATGGGGACAATTCAATGAAAAATATGCTATCCAATGAATCAATTAAACAATTTCATCAAATATTTACAGTTGGAAAGATGGAAGAAAGATATAGGACGGTTTATGAAAGCTCAATTAATGAATTTAAGAGCTTATAA
- a CDS encoding MBOAT family O-acyltransferase, whose amino-acid sequence MGIFGWETIVACAVAISCLALIPEIRTGERKDRFFAILSAIVLATWQPEGLLVTLGMTAIVWLMIQGRTKATGSKPHLWTILGVILLLVPLLASRTLPWLISFPGHVTGSSLPRWLVPLGLSFTTFRLIGVFLDSSALRINVSPSRLMFISLFFPTFLCGPITTLQSLKDRGNEGMSRSEMIRAGERILLGLGRKLLLADTIKQFVMDPWLARGVGEMEPYQCLVMPLVFGMYIYWDFAGYSDIAIGTAGLFGYRVPENFNRPYISRNLIEFWRRWHITLSEWIRIRLMMKIAGRRAGIGRFSIAALISMALCGMWHGVGIGYLLWGLWHGTGIVAVHLYGEARKRSERSQNVIRKMIGELGSTIITFVYVTIGWVWFFLPPAEGVTLIRRGMQWRGGTATDFLVPAGLTAALLAAYAAREQGNRLWERIPQPVRGTLYAVFLGLVTFTLLFSRGAKQEFIYTQF is encoded by the coding sequence ATGGGGATCTTTGGTTGGGAAACGATTGTGGCGTGCGCTGTTGCGATTTCCTGTCTTGCCCTCATCCCTGAAATTCGGACAGGAGAGCGAAAGGATCGGTTTTTCGCGATACTTTCGGCGATTGTGCTAGCGACTTGGCAGCCGGAAGGATTGTTGGTCACACTGGGAATGACTGCGATTGTATGGCTGATGATCCAGGGGCGTACGAAAGCAACCGGATCAAAGCCGCATCTTTGGACGATTCTCGGTGTGATCCTTCTCCTGGTCCCTCTGCTCGCATCCAGAACCTTGCCTTGGCTGATCTCTTTTCCCGGGCATGTAACCGGTTCAAGTCTTCCCCGCTGGTTGGTTCCACTCGGGTTATCGTTTACCACCTTCCGTTTGATCGGGGTGTTTCTTGATAGCTCAGCCTTGAGAATCAACGTTTCCCCATCCCGCCTGATGTTCATCTCACTCTTTTTTCCGACGTTCCTGTGCGGTCCGATCACGACACTGCAGTCCCTGAAAGATCGTGGCAATGAGGGAATGTCGCGATCCGAAATGATCCGCGCAGGAGAACGGATTCTCCTGGGACTTGGTCGCAAGCTCCTGCTTGCCGATACGATCAAGCAATTCGTCATGGATCCTTGGCTCGCGCGTGGCGTGGGAGAAATGGAACCATACCAATGCCTTGTCATGCCTTTGGTTTTCGGAATGTATATCTATTGGGATTTTGCGGGCTATAGCGACATTGCGATCGGCACCGCCGGATTGTTTGGATATCGCGTCCCCGAGAATTTCAACCGTCCCTATATCAGCAGAAACCTGATCGAATTCTGGCGACGGTGGCATATAACACTCAGTGAATGGATCCGGATCCGCCTGATGATGAAAATCGCGGGTCGCCGCGCCGGTATTGGGCGGTTTTCGATCGCAGCCCTGATCTCCATGGCGCTTTGTGGTATGTGGCACGGAGTCGGAATCGGTTACCTGCTTTGGGGCTTATGGCATGGAACAGGTATCGTGGCTGTGCACCTGTATGGAGAAGCGCGAAAACGGAGCGAGCGCTCCCAAAATGTTATAAGAAAAATGATCGGTGAACTCGGGTCGACAATCATAACATTCGTATACGTTACGATCGGATGGGTATGGTTCTTCCTGCCACCGGCAGAAGGGGTGACTTTGATCAGACGCGGCATGCAATGGAGAGGAGGCACCGCGACGGACTTTCTGGTGCCTGCAGGGCTCACCGCCGCACTTCTGGCCGCCTATGCCGCCCGGGAGCAGGGGAATCGGTTATGGGAGCGGATTCCTCAACCTGTACGGGGTACCCTTTATGCTGTATTTCTCGGCCTCGTAACGTTCACCCTCCTTTTTTCGCGCGGCGCGAAACAGGAATTTATATACACCCAATTTTGA
- a CDS encoding AMP-binding protein has protein sequence MPETLRGVILEHYRKHPERLYARCILPDGEVVSITYGGLVSRGSQFALEFRQFSAEPGDIVVIILPHSPDLFCAFIGAVLGGQVPSILAVPSFKLNPTHYREELQALLGRIDARVLVTDSATASHLGIEESRLGGARVLLADKFPVSVAKIPDPSLGSKDLVLLQHSSGSTGLKKGVALSNRAVLEQIWDYAPVLSLDARDQIVSWLPLYHDMGLIACTVLPVVVGIPVTALSPLHWVTKPVSMLQAISKYRCTMAWMPNFAYEFLASRVRPSQLENLRLDSMRAWINCAEPTLAGSHRQFLEKYEKYGVRSDTLWTCYAMAETVFAVSQSSDAAPPKIESIDRERFQADNQAVPVEGDGVPSLEMMSGGAMLSGVQVKVVDKDFNSLPERSVGEIAIRSGYLFSGYFRDPSSTARVLQDEWFHSGDMGYLADSHLFITGRKKDLIIIAGKNYYPQDIERIVCSVPGIYPGRSVALGLDDPAIGTQRLIVLAEVQDMNLVDDPGLAAEVRNTLAGELDCVIDDLKLLPHMWLLKTSSGKIARAPNLKHYLEMFRPDILA, from the coding sequence ATGCCTGAAACATTGCGTGGAGTAATACTGGAGCATTATCGGAAGCATCCTGAGCGTCTCTACGCTAGATGCATCCTTCCCGATGGTGAGGTCGTTTCGATCACCTACGGGGGCCTTGTTTCCCGGGGAAGCCAATTCGCCTTGGAGTTCCGGCAATTTTCCGCTGAACCGGGAGATATCGTCGTTATCATCCTGCCTCATTCGCCGGACCTGTTCTGCGCTTTCATCGGTGCGGTCCTTGGAGGCCAAGTTCCGTCCATACTCGCGGTGCCCAGTTTCAAGCTTAACCCGACTCACTACAGGGAAGAACTTCAGGCTCTCCTCGGGCGGATCGATGCCAGGGTTCTCGTGACCGACAGCGCGACGGCGTCCCATCTCGGAATCGAAGAATCCAGGCTGGGAGGTGCGCGGGTTTTGCTTGCGGACAAATTCCCCGTTTCGGTCGCGAAGATACCCGATCCATCTCTTGGTTCGAAAGACCTGGTGCTCCTTCAGCATTCCTCCGGCAGCACCGGCCTGAAGAAGGGAGTCGCACTCTCCAACCGCGCTGTACTTGAACAGATATGGGATTACGCGCCGGTGCTCTCCCTTGATGCGAGGGATCAGATCGTTTCCTGGTTGCCCCTGTACCATGACATGGGCCTCATAGCATGCACGGTCCTGCCGGTTGTAGTCGGCATTCCAGTAACCGCCCTGAGTCCGCTGCATTGGGTGACAAAGCCGGTATCCATGCTACAGGCCATCTCGAAGTATCGGTGCACCATGGCCTGGATGCCGAATTTCGCCTACGAATTCCTTGCCTCCCGGGTGCGTCCGTCCCAACTGGAAAATCTCCGCCTGGACTCCATGCGGGCCTGGATCAATTGCGCGGAACCAACGCTGGCGGGTTCCCATCGCCAGTTTCTTGAAAAGTATGAAAAATACGGTGTGCGTTCCGATACACTGTGGACCTGTTACGCAATGGCGGAAACCGTCTTCGCTGTTTCCCAATCCTCCGATGCGGCACCACCAAAGATCGAGAGTATCGACCGGGAGCGGTTCCAGGCGGACAACCAGGCCGTTCCAGTGGAGGGGGACGGGGTTCCTTCCCTGGAAATGATGTCCGGAGGCGCCATGCTTTCCGGAGTCCAGGTGAAAGTTGTGGATAAAGACTTCAATTCTTTGCCCGAGCGCAGTGTAGGGGAGATTGCGATCCGGTCCGGTTATCTGTTTTCCGGGTATTTCCGTGATCCTTCCAGTACCGCCAGGGTGCTGCAAGACGAATGGTTCCACTCCGGGGACATGGGGTACCTCGCTGACAGCCACCTCTTCATTACCGGACGGAAAAAGGACCTGATCATCATTGCCGGGAAAAATTATTACCCGCAAGATATCGAACGCATCGTGTGCTCCGTGCCGGGAATTTACCCGGGGCGCTCGGTAGCGCTGGGACTGGATGACCCCGCGATCGGCACCCAGCGTTTGATCGTGCTCGCGGAAGTCCAGGACATGAATCTTGTGGATGATCCCGGCCTCGCCGCGGAGGTGCGAAACACGCTGGCAGGGGAATTGGATTGCGTGATCGATGACCTGAAACTGCTCCCGCATATGTGGCTCCTCAAAACGTCGAGCGGGAAAATCGCAAGAGCGCCGAACCTGAAGCATTACCTCGAAATGTTCCGGCCGGATATCCTGGCGTAA
- a CDS encoding O-antigen ligase family protein has protein sequence MNFEDMTSMSGRFELKNTGFDPNDTVFLLLSLIPGSIYYTRHSNKKLFMLISLSVTVIDMFLIVQTGSRGGFLGLITFIALYGAELMRGKNISRNIILVIISVLMFSLFLYKTDQKRIFEVFSPTKDYNYTSDDGRMGIWKYAIEIISYNPILGVGASCFPEAIGGMREERNLPQKWQTTHNTFLQLGSEIGLIGLIIFIILMHGTYRNLNRVNVIYDNAKADNDIEYLSRCIKIGFISLIVCAFFLSQAYSMIFPFYIAIGESISEL, from the coding sequence ATGAATTTTGAAGATATGACTTCCATGTCTGGCAGGTTTGAATTAAAAAATACCGGATTTGATCCTAATGATACAGTGTTTTTATTGCTTTCATTAATTCCAGGGAGTATTTATTACACAAGGCACAGCAACAAGAAACTTTTTATGCTCATCTCCCTTTCGGTTACTGTTATTGATATGTTTCTTATTGTGCAGACCGGATCACGTGGGGGATTTCTTGGATTAATCACATTCATAGCGTTATATGGAGCTGAATTAATGAGGGGGAAAAATATTTCAAGGAATATAATTTTGGTGATAATTAGCGTTTTAATGTTTTCTTTATTTCTATATAAAACCGATCAAAAAAGGATATTCGAAGTATTTTCCCCTACAAAGGATTATAATTATACCAGTGACGATGGGAGAATGGGAATATGGAAATATGCTATAGAAATAATATCATATAATCCAATATTAGGAGTTGGTGCTTCTTGTTTTCCGGAAGCTATCGGCGGAATGCGTGAGGAGAGGAATCTTCCTCAGAAATGGCAAACAACTCATAATACATTTTTACAGTTAGGATCGGAAATTGGATTAATAGGTTTAATTATATTTATTATATTAATGCATGGTACATATAGAAATCTTAATAGGGTTAATGTTATTTATGATAATGCCAAAGCGGATAACGATATTGAATATCTTTCAAGATGTATAAAGATAGGCTTTATTAGTTTAATTGTTTGCGCATTTTTTCTAAGTCAAGCATATTCAATGATCTTTCCGTTTTATATTGCCATCGGAGAATCAATTTCTGAACTATAA
- a CDS encoding exosortase/archaeosortase family protein: protein MLKGSLGINKIEIKYIIIISGIIILSVYSYKNIFIWMYGRFIADDSYYSHGFLVPFVSAYLVWNKREELQNIREDHSWFGFAVILIALLIHVISTMFFVFFPSGISLVLLIFGIALFCNGWLYVREIFYPILFLFFMIPIPMDGINKIAVPLKMFVAWISTSIMNLLDIAVFRTGFIIETAKGNLLVDNPCSGLRSLISFLAIGFLMAIISNCSKRNKIFIFSMAFPIAIITNVLRVSFLILVVNYYGPSMAYQNSLPHDISGYVVFLLGGLLFYYVGKYFDKQNK from the coding sequence TTGTTAAAAGGCAGTTTAGGTATAAATAAAATAGAAATAAAATATATAATTATTATTTCCGGAATAATTATTTTATCTGTTTACTCCTACAAGAATATATTTATCTGGATGTATGGAAGATTCATTGCGGATGACAGTTATTACTCTCATGGTTTTTTAGTTCCATTTGTTTCAGCTTACCTGGTATGGAATAAGCGTGAAGAATTACAAAATATACGGGAAGATCATTCATGGTTTGGTTTTGCAGTTATATTAATAGCTCTTCTAATTCATGTGATAAGCACCATGTTTTTTGTTTTCTTCCCATCAGGAATATCATTGGTGTTACTGATATTTGGAATAGCACTGTTCTGTAATGGATGGTTATATGTTAGGGAAATATTTTATCCAATACTATTTCTGTTTTTTATGATACCCATTCCGATGGATGGTATTAATAAAATTGCGGTTCCTCTTAAAATGTTTGTCGCTTGGATATCAACTTCAATAATGAATCTGTTGGATATTGCTGTATTTCGTACAGGATTTATCATTGAAACAGCAAAAGGAAATCTTCTAGTTGACAATCCATGCAGTGGGTTGAGATCACTGATTTCTTTCTTGGCAATTGGATTCTTGATGGCGATAATTTCTAATTGCTCGAAGCGGAATAAAATATTTATATTTTCAATGGCTTTTCCAATAGCGATAATTACGAATGTCCTTAGAGTATCGTTCCTCATATTAGTAGTAAATTATTATGGTCCATCAATGGCTTATCAAAATTCTTTGCCGCACGATATTTCCGGATATGTTGTATTTTTACTGGGCGGTTTATTGTTTTATTACGTAGGAAAATATTTTGATAAGCAAAATAAATAA
- a CDS encoding phosphopantetheine-binding protein — MENAAEKLTTFIHSELSKDKRQVVGVETRFISSGLVDSFSLIRVLVFIEDEFGIVIPDEAATAEAMDSVSQILELMTKFSK, encoded by the coding sequence ATGGAAAACGCAGCAGAGAAATTGACGACGTTCATCCATTCGGAGTTGTCCAAGGACAAACGACAGGTCGTTGGCGTGGAAACGCGCTTCATATCTTCGGGTCTGGTCGATTCTTTTTCATTAATTCGAGTGCTGGTATTTATCGAGGATGAATTCGGAATCGTGATCCCGGATGAAGCGGCAACTGCGGAGGCGATGGATTCCGTGTCACAGATCCTGGAATTAATGACGAAATTTTCAAAATAG
- a CDS encoding glycosyltransferase family 4 protein has translation MKDKKPINILFIMNVMELGGSESLILNIIRNLDRSHWNPSVGWFNKKDPLPEFVELGIPLFHFPKLKRLDLKTMNMIASVIKDNDIQVVNAHHYLSLLYAFYGSKIANKSILVYTEHSEAEVCNITGKLRIIGHILARYSDAIIGVTDSIRNRLIDKYWINNSKVYSVKNGVDLNIFSSNDVGIYERNNIGLKEKDIAIGIVANLKYNKNHIYLLRAFSRLVTTYTNLKLIIVGKSFQNDIESSEKDIIDYIKNHSLKDNVYLMGFRSDVNRILQLIDIFCLVSYKEGLPISLIEAMAVGLPVIGADSVGIRDVISNGENGFLVKIDDVEDLKNKLAYLIENPNIRSQYGKNGREEVIRQYDIKKCVLSYETIFMSCLKRNSISI, from the coding sequence ATGAAAGATAAAAAGCCAATAAATATATTATTTATTATGAATGTAATGGAGCTGGGAGGTTCGGAATCACTAATTCTTAACATTATACGTAATCTGGATAGAAGTCACTGGAATCCATCCGTGGGGTGGTTCAATAAAAAAGATCCACTGCCCGAATTTGTAGAATTAGGTATTCCATTGTTTCATTTTCCAAAGTTGAAAAGATTAGATTTAAAGACAATGAATATGATTGCCAGTGTTATTAAAGATAACGATATTCAGGTTGTAAATGCACATCACTATTTATCGTTACTGTATGCATTTTATGGATCGAAAATCGCCAATAAGTCCATATTAGTTTACACGGAACATAGTGAGGCTGAAGTGTGTAATATCACCGGTAAATTACGGATTATAGGACATATTCTTGCAAGATATTCGGATGCCATAATCGGAGTTACAGATAGTATACGTAATAGATTAATTGATAAGTATTGGATAAACAATTCAAAGGTTTATTCTGTAAAAAACGGAGTAGATTTAAATATATTCTCAAGCAATGATGTGGGAATATACGAAAGGAACAATATTGGATTGAAAGAGAAAGATATTGCGATTGGTATAGTTGCAAATTTAAAATATAATAAAAACCATATATATTTATTACGAGCATTCAGTAGATTGGTAACTACATACACAAATTTGAAGTTAATAATTGTGGGGAAAAGTTTTCAAAATGATATTGAATCTTCCGAAAAGGATATCATCGATTATATAAAAAATCATTCCCTGAAGGATAATGTTTATCTGATGGGTTTTCGGAGTGATGTGAATCGAATTTTGCAGTTAATAGACATATTTTGCCTGGTTTCTTACAAAGAAGGTTTACCTATAAGTTTAATTGAAGCGATGGCGGTTGGCCTTCCAGTCATTGGAGCTGATTCCGTTGGAATACGAGATGTGATTTCTAATGGCGAAAATGGGTTTTTGGTTAAAATAGACGACGTGGAAGATTTAAAAAACAAATTGGCGTATCTAATAGAAAACCCAAATATAAGGAGTCAATATGGGAAAAATGGCAGAGAAGAAGTTATAAGGCAATATGATATTAAAAAGTGTGTTTTAAGTTACGAGACAATATTCATGTCATGCCTAAAACGTAATAGTATTTCAATATAA
- a CDS encoding exosortase C-terminal domain/associated protein EpsI gives MISKINKYLIVLMLLGITACLVKLFEFPEFKIAEASNVFDKIPLEIGKWKGNRSVLDEKIYKILETDSVFVSRYGNSNESVTLSIVYYPQLKVDFHKPEYCNTGKGDIVENLGKRIIYLNQGGIKNHIPTTAFLVRRNNKQTDLYCYFYKTGHYIYRDYFWMRYRMAIRYLNEKTTDASLTIVSVENISDVEKAFNILDNFIGDIFPVLI, from the coding sequence TTGATAAGCAAAATAAATAAATACCTTATTGTGTTAATGTTACTTGGAATTACAGCATGCCTTGTGAAATTGTTTGAATTTCCTGAGTTTAAGATCGCTGAGGCGAGTAATGTATTCGATAAGATACCGCTTGAAATTGGTAAATGGAAAGGAAATCGATCAGTATTAGATGAAAAAATTTATAAAATACTTGAAACAGATTCCGTATTTGTATCTAGATACGGAAACAGCAATGAATCGGTTACGCTATCAATAGTTTATTATCCTCAATTAAAAGTAGATTTTCATAAGCCTGAGTATTGCAACACTGGGAAGGGTGATATTGTTGAAAATCTTGGTAAAAGAATAATATATCTCAACCAAGGTGGGATAAAGAATCATATTCCAACAACGGCATTTCTTGTTCGTAGAAATAACAAACAAACAGACTTATACTGTTATTTTTATAAAACAGGACACTACATATATAGAGATTATTTCTGGATGAGATATAGAATGGCAATAAGATATCTTAATGAGAAAACGACGGATGCCTCTTTAACAATTGTCTCCGTGGAAAATATTAGCGATGTTGAAAAAGCATTTAATATTCTTGATAATTTTATTGGCGATATTTTTCCTGTGCTCATATAG